A segment of the Candida albicans SC5314 chromosome 2, complete sequence genome:
tttgtttgtatattttttcatatttttttaaatttcaTAGTCTTTTGTATAATGTGAGATTATAGACTGTATAATCGAAACCCTTCAATTCATATCAACTATAGAACTTAAGCAATACCTATTTATCAGTTTGGCAAAACCGCacaaatagaaaaagaaaggacGTGTTCAATATAATTGGTGCTAGATAGAGTTGTGTAGATTTGCAACACGAAATTATCGTTAGAGCTCTGGATAGTAACTTTGAGAAAATTCGCTGTTAACTGATTGTGTTGCCAGACAACCCGAAAAAATAACCAAACCAAtaccaacaaacaaaaaaaaaagggcAGATTAAAGGCCCACTAAACCAACGGCGATTATTGACGAATCCATTCAAGCAACACCAAATATCAACTCTTTATCATTTGACAACCATATAGCTTTCTTTTgactttaatttttcaattacatTTCTTACTATCATGCAATTGTCAGCTGGAGAGCAGAATTCGATACTTCAAAGTTGTATTGCCAATATCAATCAACAATCCAATCTTATGAAACATGATTTAAATGagaataaattattaccGGCATTGAAACACTGCTCTAATTTTCTTAATGAATTGAGaacaaattcattatctCCAAAACAATATTACGAAATTTATATGTTAGTTTTCGATTCATTAGAAACCTTATCAACATATTTACTAAACTCCCACACAGCAAGACAAAAGTCGAAGAATCGCGAGGCTAAAGGCAACGACACCATCAAAAATGGAAAACCTGAGAATGATGGGGAAGGCACATCGGCGTTTTTAGCAGATTTATATGAAATTGTCCAGTATTCAGGTAATATTGTACCTCGATTATACATGATGATTGTTATCGGTACAACCTACATGTCGATTGAAGGATCACCtaaaaaagatttaatGAAAGATATGATTGAAATGTGTCATGGAGTGCAACATCCAATCCGTGGATTGTTTTTACGGTATTATTTATCTCAACGAACGAAAAATCTTTTGCCCTTCCAAAACCAAATAGATTTTGAAGAGACAGTAGAATTTTTGATCAAgaattttattgaaatgAATAAACTTTGGGTCAGATTACAACACCAAGGGCATTCATCGGAACGTGAATTGAGATATCGTGAACGGaaggaattgaaaattcttGTTGGATCGAATCTAGTTCGTTTATCACAAATTATCGACGATTACAATGGAGATGCCAACTATTCTgcaattgaatattataAAGAGAAGATTTTCCCCATTATTACCgaacaaattattcaatgcCGCGATCATTTAGCCCAAAgttatttgattgatgTCTTAATACAAGTTTTCCCTGACGATTTCCATTTTGCCACTTTGGATAAATTGTTAAATGAAGTGTTTGTTAATTTACATCCGCTATTGAAGAAAAGCGAATTGGTACAAACTTTAATTGATAGATTCATTGCCTATCATAAATTCTCTAGTGACATGAATAAGTTGTCCATAGAAGAAACTGGAAGCAATGTAATAGAAATCAATGTTGATCAGTTGTTTCAATCGTTTTGGCAATTTTATAACAAGTTAGTTGCAACTGCAGATCCTCAATTACCACCAGAAGAACACTCAATGCTTTTACAATCATTCATTAATCTTTTATTGACTTTCGAACCAGATGATTTCTCAAATCTAGATatcatttataaatttgCTGAAGAAAATTTAGCAGCTCAAGAGAACAATTCTGAGCTTGAACAGGAAATGTGGTCACAATTGTTGCTTGTCCCAGTATCAcattttaaatcaattaagaCTTTATTGTCATTAGAGAActtttatcatttttataCCAAGTTGGATAATAAAGctttacaaaaacaaatagcCATTGCGATTGTCGATAGAATTTTAGAGATTGCTagtgataatgataatgaattattgCACAGTGTCGACGAAATTGATGGGGTATTCAAGTATCTTATGGTATTAATTAAAGAGTCACCAAGTAAATTAGACACTGCTAAGCATTTGGGGGTAACTAAAACCATCAAAGTGAATAACGGTGAGGCATTGATTACGGAGGAATTCCTTGAAACTCAAGAGAAGATTTGCAAGTTAATTCATCTTGTTGAACTTAGTGATGATCCTATTAAAAATGTTTCTAACTTGATGTATGTTAGAAAGAAGtatttgaacaaaaattttgagAATATCATTCATACTTATCCCACTTTGATATCgaaaattttattcaaattgaaattagcTGGTTATGTTAATTTACATCAACGAAAGAAAAGTAGAAGCGATACAGTGGATTTACAAATCACATCAAACTTTAAGAATTTGTCGGtgattattgatgaattgtatcaatatcatcaagaATATTCATCTGAATTGATTCTCAACATCTATTTGAACGTTGCTACAGTTGCTGACCAATTGAAACTAGAATCCATATGCTATGAATTGTTCAATCAATGCTTTGTCGTTTATGAAGAAAACCTTATTTTGACACCTCATCAGTACAAGACATCGTCAACAACTACCCATATCAATCCTCATGATTCACTTTCAGGTGGATCATTAGCTTATGAATCAGTGTTATCAATTGCCAATACTCTCGTGAAGACCAGAAACTTTTCCAAAGAGAATTACGAGAATTTGATTACCAAATTGACATTGTATGGCTcgaaattattgaaaaaacaagatCAATGTCGTGCAGTGTATTCATGTGCCCATCTATGGTGGTGGAGTGAAACATTGTTGCCCGCAGGTGAGAAGTCCCCTACGgtaattgatgataaagatGAAACCATGAATCAggataataatgaaaactCCAAGGGATCTGAAGCCGATGCTGACGCTGAACCAGAAGTTGAATCTAAAGTAGAACCTAAATTGGAGGAACCCAATGAAGAACTTGTATTATATCGTGATCCTAAGCGAGTATTGGAATGTCTTCAAAAATCATTACGAGTGGCAGATTCATGTATGGATCCATATCTTTCGCTTAAATTGTTTCTTGAAATACTCAATCGATGTCTTATTTTCAATGTTTATGGCAATAGTTTAATTGATACTCGATACATTAAtggattgattgatttgataaacaccaatattgataatttatctGACGATAAGGGACACGACGAAGACTTTGACGATGCCGATGGTAACGACGATGATGTCACTGCAAGTGAAGATAACAAGGAGGTGTTATTGTTGAAGCAATGTCGTAGGTATCTCAAACGAACCTTATCATATATTTCAGGACAAAGTTTAATTTAAAGGTAACATAAGTAACAAGTCGTCTTTATAGGATGAAAATATACTTTATATATCTATAAAGTTACAAAAGTTGTGTAGTTGAAAAAGAGATTTTTATCAACCAATGTTCTCTCTCTATAGTTGTAAATATAATATCACGAAAAGTAGTTTGCTAGCGATAtagtttaaaaaatatgaaagCTTAAAATGCGGAGATGAAATCGGAAGAAGAACTGGATTGAGAATAAGAGAAATAGAATTGTACAGGAATGTGGTGGTGATGTAGGAAAGCAATATCAAATGTGTTATTGAATGACTGAAGTATAAAACTTAAATAGCCACAGGACTTATGAGATTACCAAATTAACTACTACAACCACCACACTTTTTTGAAGATTAAGATTATATCTAAAACTTAATTACCCTCTTTTATATACCATGTAGTCATCAAAATTACAATGTGAATAAGGATATTTATAGTTTTATTCTACTTAAACTTTTAagtaaaaaagaagaagagacGTAAATCCGCCTTGTTTTGGATAGgagaaataataaagagcttcaattaattaatttgaGAGTTGACCCAACATTACAATTATCGTTGTCAAAAGTATGAGTTTGAATATATCCACAGTGCCAGTAAAATCCAGTAGAACCTTCCAACAATATCTCCGTCACCCTTGTGTGCTTGAGACGGAGTTACCACTGAATAAACTCTAAATTGGATATACACCAACTTTCACCTCTCAAGCCTCCCCACCCAATCTGGTTATAACAATAAACCACAATTGTATTCAAGAGCAAAACTTTGATTAACAACTTTAAATTAAGTAAAACTTTATCAGAATTGCCACAGTGAAAATTCAaccaatcaaaaaaataccaaGAATTATGTTCGGAGATCCTTCTATAGATTTAGTTTGATATTTCGTTAATTCATCCCTTATTTTGAATAGAAAAGTATTTCAAAGCCTTGTAAAAATTATGTGTCGGGCTTTGCCTTCAGTGGAATGTTTTTCAATAGTGTCTcttcctttttttatttaagTTAAGCTACCCCTATTTCCACTGGCAATAGACTAATCTCTTTCAAGCGTAGTAGAATTAAAATAGCGACAATCCTTACATGTCTTTATAAAGCATAGTCGAAAGATCAATAAGAACAGATTAACACtcaattgcaaaaaaaaaaaacataattTTAATTCCTTTTGCTGCGGCCAGATTCCTCACAAAAAGCGAAAAAAAGCAGTAGAAAAgcagaaaaagaaaagcgTAGGAATTAACGGCAAGTtggaataataataataatagtagaAGGGATGTTTTAGCAATTTGAAATCCCGTCACGTTAGTTTATAAGCCCCCcctaaaaaaatttcaaggTTTACAACCAATGagtaaaaacaaaaagcctcagttttcattattatttcttacAACCATTTCAATCCTTtgtaattttattattcctATCCACTGAAATCTAAAGtttaaatataatatatacCCTTTCAATTCTATCACGACAACCACAACAGCTATTGtctttccaatttttcttgtcatttttttagttgattACTATTAAGTTTATCTTTTCTTATTTGTTCAAGGTAATCATGTCATCAACAATTCCCAGTGAAGACAAGAAACCTTTATTGGATTCTGAAATGGAACCAGAAGTTTCTGTTAATAATAACGAAGAATTGCCACCTTATTCCGACAATGAGAAACATCTGTTATTGTCAGATAATGAGAAATGTGACTTGGAAGAAGTTCCAACAAGCTATAGAGTAACTCGTCATtccaataaattcaaaagatTTTGTCAAATCTTATCATTATTTGGAGTGCTTTATTTGGTAAACTTTTTGTACATCAATCGTGATGATTTTGCTCGTGGAATGTCAACTCATTTCAGATTTAACTGTGGTTCCTTGGTTTCGCAGCAACCCCTTCAGGAAACTAAACTTGACCATCATCCAATTTTCagaaatttgattgatgtGGTCGATACTACTTACTCTGATCAACAAGAAGGCAATAACACTGCTAAAGAAATCATTTCTGTCACCAATCCATACACACCCAATCCTCGTTATGGTGAATCGTTATACACTACTACTTTGATCAAGAATCATAAATTTGGTAACAGTTGGAATCAACCGGCAGTTGTCAATTTTACTGCACCATccaatatttcttttgatgCTGTGGTTTTAACTTTACACACCGAAGTAGAAGGTGTGCAATTTGATAGATTGGctaatttgtttgttgatgGTATCCAAGTCTGGAGAACTTCAACCATTGAACCTGGTGGTCGTAAAGTATTTagtgatttcaaaaaagatGTCAGCAAATATTCCaaacttttcaaaaaagagaatGTACAAATCTTATTCCAATTAGATAATTTGGTTACATCTAAATTGACAGGTATTTTTGATGTTACTTTAACTGCAGATTTTTACAAGTTCCATAGACACCCACATTACCGTGATGGAAAAAATGAACACAATGAAAAACGTTATGGTCATgaagataaattgaatgagTTCTATGAAGAACAAAATGATCAAGATTATGAAAAAGAGTTTATTGATAGTTTTGAACACCATAGAGGTGACTTCcaagaagatgaaaaaaacCATCATGACGATCACCATAAAGATAAACACCATAAAGGTAAACACCACAAGGATGACAAACATCACAAGGATAAGGATGGAAAACCCAAAAAACCAGAACATCCTCCACATGAACCACCTCACGAACCACCTCATGAACCACCTCATGAACCACCCCACGAACCACCTCATCATCCTCCACATGAACCACCTCATGAACCACCTCATAAACCACCCCACGAACCACCACATGAACCACCTCATAAACCACCCCACGAACCACCTCATGAACCACCTCATGAACCACCTCATGAACCACCTCATGAACCACCTCACCATCCTCCACACCACCCACCACACCACCCACCACATGATCCACACGACCCAAACCATCATCATGGAAAGTACCACGAAGAACGTAGAATTTTCACTGAAGCCAAGCCTGCAGATGAGATTTATCCATTGACTTTCAACAAGAACCCTAATCAGGCCCCAGTTGTTTATCTTGCATCCAATAAACTCTCAGTTAATTTACCAAAAGTTTCCAAAAACACAACACGTTTAACTCTTTCGATTTTCACTTCTGGTAATGCTGCAGATGAATTTTGGTACACCAAcgttgttgataaatacAAGGATATTTTTGCTGATAGAGGTAATCCGTTTATTGGTAAAGGTCCAGTTAGAGTAGTCAATGTTTACTTCAATGGTGAGAAAATAGCTGCTCAAACTCCGGAACCTGTTATTTTTACTGGAGGTATTTCACCAGCTTTATGGTCACCTGTTGTCTCATTTAATGCATTTGATGTGCCATCTATCGATGTTGATGTTAGTGGGTTGTTGCCATATCTTTGGGAACATCAAGCTATTGAAGACAAAATTTTAGAAATTGAAGTTAGTAATGGGTTGggtgaaattgataaagacACCACCACTTCAGTAAATGAAAATTGGGTCACATCAGCTAACTTGTTAACATACCAAAATGACCAAGTTATTGATGCTACTGGTGAGGtcattaatattgataacGAAAGTTCGGAAGTTGTTCTTACGGTTGCACCACCATACACCCGCTCATTACAACAAATCATCGATGCTTCCTTTAGTGCTCAATTGATCAGTCAGTTTAGTTTgactttgaaaaataacaGAACTTTGAATACAACTATTAGTAGTTATTCTAAAGCTGAAGTATCGAATGTTCAAAGTTATTCCCGTTCTGGTGATATCCAATCTATTGTTCATGCTGGTCGCTCTTCACGTTCAGTTCTTATTCAAGATAACGACTCTCCGGAGTCTAAAGATGTCACTGAACATAAATCCAAACACCGTAAATCAGAAATTCCAGAAAACACGATTTCTATTGTTAACATTACGTTGAATTACCCATTGGTGCTTCATTTGCAACAAATCTCAAAAGACATTGGTTCTGGCGatgatttctttgttgaTTATGATGTCAGATTAGCTCATTCTAAATCAACCGATATTACATTTGGTGCTATCCATGGTGGTATTCATACAACTACTTCTCAAAATGGTACTTCAAGATTTTTCTTATCTTCAAAAGGTAACCATGGATTTGGATCCACTTTTAGCAAGTACAAGTCAAAAATCAAGTTTGGCCCACATCAAAGAAAGTATAAAAGAGTTGTGAATGCAGTTAATGGAACTATTGTTTTGGACAAGTCCAAATCAGGAAAAGATGACGAACATGGGAAAACTCACTTGTCTTCAATGATGAAAGCTATGGAAAAAACATCAGTTTACAAGAATGCTTCAGAAATGTTACAAAGTATTGTAAATGCTTCAAAAGCTTCTTTCAAAGAATTTCTTGGTGCTAAACCTGGATGCCACGGTATGAAACAtcatgaaaatgaagatggGCATAAGAAAATGAAGCATAAAATGAGAAAACATCTATCCGATGCTCATTAGGATTGCCATTGCTTAGTTAAGGggttttttattatttgtttcacTTTTACTCTCTgttatttcttcttctgtttACATTGCTGCTATTCTAAGTAGTAAgtttttataattattttcGGTTTATACtttatataaattgtttGACGTAAATTGTTCTCATTAGTAACAAATTCTGTTTCCTGTTCTTGCAACATCGTAAAACAAAACTAGCCAAAACCAGCCCATTCTATAGAAAAGGTCAACGGCACAGACTCGTCAAATAAATCGCTTATAACATCTTCGTTCACTTCCTGATGTGTCTTGTCTGCTTCTTGATCATAACCCattaaaaccaaatttttcttaACACTAGTGGCTAATCTCCCACCTACAACAACGTCATGAACGTCAAAAAACTCAAATCTAACAATCGAATAAGAATGATAACGTAAAGGATCTCCTGGATAAATAACCAAGTCACCACCAAATTTTATTCCGGgattaataaaataacCCTTGTTTTGTAAATAGCTGTAGTACTTATAGTAAGTGATAAACTGGTTAACTGACATCAGTGAATCCTGTAAATAATTTGTTATGTAATCATAAATCGTCAATTGATGCTGCTTAGCTAGTTCTAAATTATAGTCATTATCTGAATTAGGTGTTGTTATCAAATTACCTTGATAGTTGTTATTTTTGATATCTCcctttaataatttgatctTAGCATCACGATAAGTTAAATGATCTACCAAAATTGCTTTGTTGTACTGAAGTAGCCAAATCACTTCCCATATTATTAGCTTGAGGGGAACAGaaagaaatatattttgttgtGGATAATGCTGTAATGTCCCCATCAACACACCAAGTATATTGTACTCATTGCGTAGAGTCTTTATATCATCGACATTAAATACCAAAACTTCTGGTTCGCGGGATGGATTAACAACTGGTAAAATTATTGGATTGTGagatttattatcaatggTAGTAGCTATAGgtttatcatcattatcattcaTTATAAAAGATGAGGCGAAACGATTACTTGAATGTTTGAAATAGAACTAAAGACATACAAAGTCAAGTAGATCATagctaatttttttttacttcaCGCAATCATCGGACTCTACTGCGAAAAacagaaattttttttggttcgGTTGGTGTAGgtgttgtttatttttccGGTTGGGTTTGGAGAGAGAAACACCTttgaatcaacaaaaacaattaagTTTATTCCCCTTTAGAGGTGAGCAGTGACATTTTCAACAACCTTCAACCCTTTTAATTAACCTCAATTCTCCCCATCTTATaacttgtttttctttttggtgttATTGTCAACATGAAACAAAGTAATGGAAGCGGTGCTTCTGgttttcattcattcaaagGATTAAATGAGGCAGAAGTAGCGAAAACAACAGCTGAATTAAAAGCGAAATACCAATCATCGTCCACCCCTAatgatttatataatttgattgatgagATTGATGCTGCCATGGCTAACATAGACAATAatcttaataattttaCAGCATTGAATTCCGGTAGA
Coding sequences within it:
- the PNG2 gene encoding Png2p (Putative peptide:N-glycanase; gene has variable numbers of 12-bp repeats; induced by caspofungin, ciclopirox olamine, ketoconazole or hypoxia; gene of core caspofungin response; Hap43-induced; Spider biofilm induced), whose translation is MSSTIPSEDKKPLLDSEMEPEVSVNNNEELPPYSDNEKHSLLSDNEKCDLEEVPTSYRVTRHSNKFKRFCQILSLFGVLYLVNFLYINRDDFARGMSTHFRFNCGSLVSQQPLQETKLDHHPIFRNLIDVVDTTYSDQQEGNNTAKEIISVTNPYTPNPRYGESLYTTTLIKNHKFGNSWNQPAVVNFTAPSNISFDAVVLTLHTEVEGVQFDRLANLFVDGIQVWRTSTIEPGGRKVFSDFKKDVSKYSKLFKKENVQILFQLDNLVTSKLTGIFDVTLTADFYKFHRHPHYRDGKNEHNEKRYGHEDKLNEFYEEQNDQDYEKEFIDSFEHHRGDFQEDEKNHHDDHHKDKHHKGKHHKDDKHHKDKDGKPKKPEHPPHEPPHEPPHEPPHEPPHEPPHHPPHEPPHEPPHKPPHEPPHEPPHKPPHEPPHEPPHEPPHEPPHEPPHHPPHHPPHHPPHDPHDPNHHHGKYHEERRIFTEAKPADEIYPLTFNKNPNQAPVVYLASNKLSVNLPKVSKNTTRLTLSIFTSGNAADEFWYTNVVDKYKDIFADRGNPFIGKGPVRVVNVYFNGEKIAAQTPEPVIFTGGISPALWSPVVSFNAFDVPSIDVDVSGLLPYLWEHQAIEDKILEIEVSNGLGEIDKDTTTSVNENWVTSANLLTYQNDQVIDATGEVINIDNESSEVVLTVAPPYTRSLQQIIDASFSAQLISQFSLTLKNNRTLNTTISSYSKAEVSNVQSYSRSGDIQSIVHAGRSSRSVLIQDNDSPESKDVTEHKSKHRKSEIPENTISIVNITLNYPLVLHLQQISKDIGSGDDFFVDYDVRLAHSKSTDITFGAIHGGIHTTTSQNGTSRFFLSSKGNHGFGSTFSKYKSKIKFGPHQRKYKRVVNAVNGTIVLDKSKSGKDDEHGKTHLSSMMKAMEKTSVYKNASEMLQSIVNASKASFKEFLGAKPGCHGMKHHENEDGHKKMKHKMRKHLSDAH
- the VPS35 gene encoding retromer subunit (Putative role in vacuolar sorting; downregulated in biofilm; induced upon adherence to polystyrene), translated to MQLSAGEQNSILQSCIANINQQSNLMKHDLNENKLLPALKHCSNFLNELRTNSLSPKQYYEIYMLVFDSLETLSTYLLNSHTARQKSKNREAKGNDTIKNGKPENDGEGTSAFLADLYEIVQYSGNIVPRLYMMIVIGTTYMSIEGSPKKDLMKDMIEMCHGVQHPIRGLFLRYYLSQRTKNLLPFQNQIDFEETVEFLIKNFIEMNKLWVRLQHQGHSSERELRYRERKELKILVGSNLVRLSQIIDDYNGDANYSAIEYYKEKIFPIITEQIIQCRDHLAQSYLIDVLIQVFPDDFHFATLDKLLNEVFVNLHPLLKKSELVQTLIDRFIAYHKFSSDMNKLSIEETGSNVIEINVDQLFQSFWQFYNKLVATADPQLPPEEHSMLLQSFINLLLTFEPDDFSNLDIIYKFAEENLAAQENNSELEQEMWSQLLLVPVSHFKSIKTLLSLENFYHFYTKLDNKALQKQIAIAIVDRILEIASDNDNELLHSVDEIDGVFKYLMVLIKESPSKLDTAKHLGVTKTIKVNNGEALITEEFLETQEKICKLIHLVELSDDPIKNVSNLMYVRKKYLNKNFENIIHTYPTLISKILFKLKLAGYVNLHQRKKSRSDTVDLQITSNFKNLSVIIDELYQYHQEYSSELILNIYLNVATVADQLKLESICYELFNQCFVVYEENLILTPHQYKTSSTTTHINPHDSLSGGSLAYESVLSIANTLVKTRNFSKENYENLITKLTLYGSKLLKKQDQCRAVYSCAHLWWWSETLLPAGEKSPTVIDDKDETMNQDNNENSKGSEADADAEPEVESKVEPKLEEPNEELVLYRDPKRVLECLQKSLRVADSCMDPYLSLKLFLEILNRCLIFNVYGNSLIDTRYINGLIDLINTNIDNLSDDKGHDEDFDDADGNDDDVTASEDNKEVLLLKQCRRYLKRTLSYISGQSLI
- a CDS encoding tRNA splicing endonuclease subunit (Ortholog(s) have tRNA-intron endonuclease activity, role in tRNA-type intron splice site recognition and cleavage and mitochondrial outer membrane, tRNA-intron endonuclease complex localization), with protein sequence MNDNDDKPIATTIDNKSHNPIILPVVNPSREPEVLVFNVDDIKTLRNEYNILGVLMGTLQHYPQQNIFLSVPLKLIIWEVIWLLQYNKAILVDHLTYRDAKIKLLKGDIKNNNYQGNLITTPNSDNDYNLELAKQHQLTIYDYITNYLQDSSMSVNQFITYYKYYSYLQNKGYFINPGIKFGGDLVIYPGDPLRYHSYSIVRFEFFDVHDVVVGGRLATSVKKNLVLMGYDQEADKTHQEVNEDVISDLFDESVPLTFSIEWAGFG